The Plasmodium berghei ANKA genome assembly, chromosome: 12 genome contains a region encoding:
- a CDS encoding serine/threonine protein kinase, FIKK family: MIDSADKIEYSKEKTLACNGGNKDYEQDESSLKYKKTLDMDTIENDFYNCMEKESICDEKNKLEQFSVNKTCNVLKKSVYTESGSKDSYYFQNIKDISKKNEDKNYKEVDDNDLSTNVNNLYNKNIIGTKYYDQSIKDSISDKSSKETVCPLESDINNNNNNSTNVINYQNCDQKNASSISNSCINKYKQLNSDNNNNIGNCNGNNKSVYNENINLEKSEIKNIEKNKSFDYCNDLHKNDQTSKELKYYETNHEKLVYLEKNNLIDNNCNDIEYINDTTVDYISLKNLSQYSLNESLFKENNSNDISNCNQFDHIINVNNSNSISNNDFFDNSHVKDSSSTKYSSLKNNSQFYNKLTNNEDSAPFHEKKMKEKIDSNHASGNRNTYEIYKNEIGVSKNSNDVALNKCINVQGKFDDNCGERNKYIANDNKLNQDKINNDYKKYIDNNKSNICDGSKNMGHHGESDKWYSNKMNENNYIIEENDYQNNKNLHTNKEMNISKKKNDTTLKKSGIYEYRKYEKNKCLEGYYHNEHSEINLRNVKCKNSSSGYNEIINNNNRNNNINSQYMIPSSQIGCNKNNKKKENMVYYEPRRNIDKMGGRAEDMNSRMVTKINENIDSKEANENAVSYKDAHRSNINSIINCNNMNQNYHNKCNNNYYNPITENDIIHNEIDYNNIQGKKYYLASPKKNDGTKYSKNQMLMISKQKIKKMWNKFKNGSKDQNISSTIEDENNMFPNAVEDCNMQQKVQIYNDHYETNNDNHSNGYKDCVNKPIKWVKNNNIEKPIQSKCIFNWKIAQMSLLKLLHSAHNFHFNNVKYHDWKFICIPTLGFSKSSNRVQQMYKAIIPSKDGNSKNDVKLFIKKIPIYIWVKQFNLMTEFDGEYVTDGENFVMEAASLAFLSEYHPRIAPKLHKILYEVDNTNLDGSNNNIPPESMFSNLTVFNNVLEERLKNNINGNIVLVSEFFSEDILDFIDRRQKNFNMKISNNEKSYILYQCLKLLIRLHDAGLSHLDLTPENILISDNYEMRLCDLSKSTPIYTYNLRHIKDVNRLYLFESCEPTIAKGAYMPPECWKIYWKYDTMKIKNPLRDLKSITDQEKRKQFYFDVANADKFMLGVFFFWIWTNGNLWKCSDPLQDEDFFYFVKCDMNFDKFELTRKWPSELKSIIKGLLHAETRKKLNLKDMIMHPWWSCKL; encoded by the exons atgattGATTCGGCAGATAAAATTGAATATTCCAAAGAAAAAACATTAGCATGCAATGGAGGCAACAAAGATTATGAACAAGACGAATcttcattaaaatataaaaaaactttaGATATGGATACAATAGAAAATGACTTTTATAATTGTATGGAAAAAGAGAGTATTtgtgatgaaaaaaataaattagaaCAATTTAgtgtaaataaaacatgtaatgttttaaaaaaaagtgttTATACTGAAAGTGGTAGCAAagattcatattattttcaaaatataaaagatatttctaaaaaaaatgaagacaAGAATTATAAAGAAGTTGATGATAACGATTTATCTACAAATGTTAATAatctatataataaaaatataattggcacaaaatattatgaccAAAGTATAAAAGATAGTATTTCAGATAAAAGTAGCAAAGAAACTGTTTGTCCTTTGGAAAGTGacattaataataataataataattcaactaatgtaataaattatcaaaactgtgatcaaaaaaatgcatCAAGTATAAGCAACAgttgtataaataaatataagcaACTAAAtagtgataataataataatattggaAATTGCAATGgcaataataaaagtgtctataatgaaaatataaatctagaaaaaagtgaaataaaaaatatagaaaaaaataaatcttTTGATTATTGTAATgatttacataaaaatgatCAAACTAGtaaagaattaaaataCTACGAAACTAATCATGAAAAGTTAGtgtatttagaaaaaaataacttaatagataataattgtaatgatatagaatatataaatgatacaACAGTCGATTACATTTcgttaaaaaatttatctCAATATTCATTAAATGAATCTTTATtcaaagaaaataattcaaatgaCATAAGTAATTGTAATCAATTTgatcatataataaatgtaaataattctaatagtattagtaataatgattttttCGATAATAGCCATGTTAAAGATTCATCTTCAACAAAATATAGTagcttaaaaaataattcccaattttataataaattaacaaataatGAAGACTCTGCTCCTTTtcacgaaaaaaaaatgaaagaaaaaatcGATAGCAATCATGCTAGTGGTAATAGAAACACATAtgaaatatacaaaaatgaaataggGGTGAGCAAAAATTCAAATGATGTGGCCTTgaataaatgtattaatGTGCAAGGAAAGTTTGATGATAATTGTGGAGAaagaaacaaatatattgcAAATGATAACAAATTAAATcaagataaaataaacaatgactataagaaatatattgataataaCAAAAGCAATATATGTGATGGCTCCAAAAATATGGGACACCATGGAGAGTCAGACAAATGGTatagtaataaaatgaatgaaAATAACTATATAATAGAGGAAAATGATTATCAgaataacaaaaatttacatacaaataaagaaatgaatatttctaaaaagaaaaatgatACTACATTAAAGAAAAGCGGGATATATGAATAcagaaaatatgaaaaaaataaatgctTAGAAGGATATTACCATAATGAACATTCTGAAATTAATCTTAGAAATGTGAAGTGTAAAAATAGTTCCAGTGgttataatgaaataattaataataataatcgaaacaataatataaactCTCAATATATGATACCTTCATCTCAGATAGGATGTAACAAGaataataagaaaaaggaaaatatgGTATATTATGAGCCTAGGAGAAATATAGACAAAATGGGAGGTAGAGCAGAAGACATGAACAGTCGAATGGTAactaaaataaatgaaaatatagattCTAAAGAAGCTAACGAAAATGCGGTATCATATAAAGATGCACATAGATCAAATATAAACAGTATTATcaattgtaataatatgaatcaaaattatcataataaatgcaataataattattataaccCTATTActgaaaatgatattataCACAATGAAATAGATTACAACAATATTcaaggaaaaaaatattatttagcTTCtcccaaaaaaaatgatggaacaaaatattcaaaaaatcaAATGCTAATGATAtctaaacaaaaaataaaaaaaatgtggaataaatttaaaaatgggTCAAAGGATCAAAATATAAGCTCCACAATTgaagatgaaaataatatgtttcCAAATGCAGTAGAAGATTGCAATATGCAACAAAAGgttcaaatatataatgatcATTACGAAACAAACAATGATAATCATAGTAATGGATATAAAGATTGTGTTAATAAACCTATTAAATgggtaaaaaataataatatagaaaaacCAATACAATCCAAATGTATATTCAATTGGAAAATAGCTCAAATGTCGCTATTAAAGCTGTTACATAGTGCccataattttcattttaataatgtAAAGTATCATGATTGgaaatttatatgtataccAACACTTGGATTTTCAAAATCAAGTAATAGAGTTCAACAAATGTATAAAGCAATTATTCCATCAAAAGATggaaatagtaaaaatgatgtaaaactatttattaaaaaaatacctatatatatatgggttaaacaatttaatttaatgaCAGAATTTGATGGGGAGTATGTAACAGATGGGGAAAATTTTGTTATGGAAGCTGCTTCGTTAGCATTTTTAAGTGAATACCATCCTCGTATTGCTCCAAAgttacataaaatattatatgaagtTGATAATACTAACTTAGATGgttctaataataatattcccCCTGAATCGATGTTTAGTAATTTAACTGTATTTAATAATGTATTAGAGGAaagattaaaaaataatatcaatGGGAATATTGTTCTTGTTTCAGAATTTTTCAGTGAAGATATTCTTGATTTTATTGATAgaagacaaaaaaattttaatatgaaaattagtaataatgaaaaaagttATATTCTTTATCAATGTTTGAAATTGTTAATAAGATTACATGATGCAGGTTTATCACATTTAGACCTAACTccagaaaatatattaatatcaGATAATTATGAAATGCGTTTGTGTGATTTATCAAAAAGTACAcctatatatacatataatttaagGCATATAAAAGATGTCAATcgtttatatttatttgaatcaTGTGAACCAACTATTGCAAAAGGAGCATATATGCCTCCTGAGTGTTGGAAAATTTATTGGAAATATGATACtatgaaaattaaaaatccATTAAGGGATTTAAAATCTATAACAGACcaagaaaaaagaaaacaattttattttgacgTTGCAAATGCTGATAAGTTTATGCTTGgtgtttttttcttttggATATGGACTAATGGGAATTTATGGAAATGTTCCGATCCGTTACAAGATGAAGACTTTTTCTACTTTGTAAAATGTGATATgaattttgataaattcGAGTTAACTAGAAAATGGCCAAGCGAACTTAAAAGCATTATTAAG GGATTATTGCACGCCGAAACGCGAAAAAAGTTGAACTTAAAGGACATGATTATGCACCCTTGGTGGTCAtgcaaattataa